The following are encoded together in the Bactrocera neohumeralis isolate Rockhampton chromosome 6, APGP_CSIRO_Bneo_wtdbg2-racon-allhic-juicebox.fasta_v2, whole genome shotgun sequence genome:
- the LOC126762605 gene encoding methyltransferase-like protein isoform X2, with protein sequence MSEFGNEANPAELTETVEEKRPKFGNRFLTDDNDVFKHNAWDNVEWDADQEQEALAAVSKNSTQKMNAEDKEKFQNDADKFWDSFYGVHQNRFFKDRHWLFTEFTELAAPSVDAVQEPRSIFELGCGVGNTILPILKYSQEPNLKVYGCDFSARAIEILRENKEYDPKRCEVFVMDATLEDWSVPFAENSLDIIVLIFVLSAIEPTKMSRVAANCFRYLRPGGLVLFRDYGRYDMAQLRFKSGKCLEDNFYVRGDGTMVYFFTQEEVRDLFCKAGFVEEQSVVDRRLQVNRGRMLKMYRVWIQTKLRKPLREETKI encoded by the exons atgagtGAATTTGGAAATGAGGCAAATCCTGCGGAGCTGACTGAAACCGTCGAGGAGAAGCGTCCGAAATTTGGAAATCGTTTCCTAACCGATGACAATGATGTCTTTAAACACAATGCTTG GGATAACGTTGAATGGGATGCCGACCAAGAGCAAGAAGCGCTTGCGGCGGTGTCTAAGAACTCAACACAGAAAATGAACGCTGAAGACAAAGAAAAGTTTCAGAACGATGCTGATAAATTTTGGGACTCTTTTTATGGTGTACAtcagaatcgattttttaaagatCGACATTGGCTTTTTACAGAATTTACTGAACTTGCTGCACCGTCAGTAGATGCAGTACAAGAGCCACGCAGCATATTTGAATTAGGCTGTGGAGTTGGAAACACTATTCTACCGATTTTGAAGTATAGTCAGGAGccgaatttaaaagtttatggTTGTGACTTTTCCGCGCGAGCAATCGAAATATTGCGTGAGAACAAGGAATACGACCCAAAACGTTGTGAAGTCTTTGTCATGGATGCGACACTTGAAGATTGGTCAGTGCCATTTGCTGAAAATTCATTGGATATAATTGTGCTAATATTCGTACTCTCGGCTATTGAACCCACAAAAATGAGTCGTGTTGCTGCCAATTGTTTTCGTTACTTACGTCCAGGTGGTTTGGTACTCTTCCGTGACTACGGTCGCTATGACATGGCGCAGCTGCGTTTCAAAAGTGGCAAATGTTTGGAAGATAATTTTTATGTGCGCGGTGACGGGACAATGGTATACTTTTTCACACAAGAAGAGGTGAGAGATCTATTCTGTAAAGCTGGATTTGTTGAGGAGCAAAGTGTTGTGGATCGACGACTGCAAGTAAATCGTGGACGCATGCTGAAAATGTATCGTGTATGGATACAAACGAAATTGAGAAAGCCGTTGAGAGAAGAAACGAAAATATAG
- the LOC126762605 gene encoding methyltransferase-like protein isoform X1, translating into MTMMSLNTMLGKYTRILTNLRLLSSWEHTRYRKKPALGGRILKDPRDTFEFNAWDNVEWDADQEQEALAAVSKNSTQKMNAEDKEKFQNDADKFWDSFYGVHQNRFFKDRHWLFTEFTELAAPSVDAVQEPRSIFELGCGVGNTILPILKYSQEPNLKVYGCDFSARAIEILRENKEYDPKRCEVFVMDATLEDWSVPFAENSLDIIVLIFVLSAIEPTKMSRVAANCFRYLRPGGLVLFRDYGRYDMAQLRFKSGKCLEDNFYVRGDGTMVYFFTQEEVRDLFCKAGFVEEQSVVDRRLQVNRGRMLKMYRVWIQTKLRKPLREETKI; encoded by the exons ATGACAATGATGTCTTTAAACACAATGCTTGGTAAATATACGAGGATATTGACAAATTTGCGTTTGCTCTCAAGTTGGGAGCACACACGTTATCGCAAGAAACCAGCACTTGGCGGTCGAATTTTAAAAGATCCACGTGACACTTTTGAATTTAATGCTTG GGATAACGTTGAATGGGATGCCGACCAAGAGCAAGAAGCGCTTGCGGCGGTGTCTAAGAACTCAACACAGAAAATGAACGCTGAAGACAAAGAAAAGTTTCAGAACGATGCTGATAAATTTTGGGACTCTTTTTATGGTGTACAtcagaatcgattttttaaagatCGACATTGGCTTTTTACAGAATTTACTGAACTTGCTGCACCGTCAGTAGATGCAGTACAAGAGCCACGCAGCATATTTGAATTAGGCTGTGGAGTTGGAAACACTATTCTACCGATTTTGAAGTATAGTCAGGAGccgaatttaaaagtttatggTTGTGACTTTTCCGCGCGAGCAATCGAAATATTGCGTGAGAACAAGGAATACGACCCAAAACGTTGTGAAGTCTTTGTCATGGATGCGACACTTGAAGATTGGTCAGTGCCATTTGCTGAAAATTCATTGGATATAATTGTGCTAATATTCGTACTCTCGGCTATTGAACCCACAAAAATGAGTCGTGTTGCTGCCAATTGTTTTCGTTACTTACGTCCAGGTGGTTTGGTACTCTTCCGTGACTACGGTCGCTATGACATGGCGCAGCTGCGTTTCAAAAGTGGCAAATGTTTGGAAGATAATTTTTATGTGCGCGGTGACGGGACAATGGTATACTTTTTCACACAAGAAGAGGTGAGAGATCTATTCTGTAAAGCTGGATTTGTTGAGGAGCAAAGTGTTGTGGATCGACGACTGCAAGTAAATCGTGGACGCATGCTGAAAATGTATCGTGTATGGATACAAACGAAATTGAGAAAGCCGTTGAGAGAAGAAACGAAAATATAG
- the LOC126762585 gene encoding uncharacterized protein LOC126762585, which produces MAISTTTILDLNDECLTAIFEQLKGMRAKRNFSRACDRFAKIYCNYYIHQLIVEDCEAYFFDSRLVTKFGHLIGTHMFPMPNLKSIKFDDTFALFFTERFFRALKRDHQTIESVELHGFADKDLQNLLPLPNLKRLHLNFSHVTGSYIDQMSNLKELIIDNVHDFESRHLVSILKRNKLQKLVVRACPYVFAKIDALEMAQNLNYLQELEANWHEIRKWQSIGDLPCLKVLIINKFKTLQCRRCRKIERGDAMLPATGYYYGICECGLYEARELFKGLRKKHILEKLIFLGSRITTRDLTFISKLTSLKTLYMGVDNVPLYVSIAMFNRLSELEEIDIGYSWKLPIEALDFLMKCQKLKYVNFGNSQGFPEQFILEAIEVIKRREVPPVKPVRLQFMNPDFSTEFLEDERVIAAKPFLQIEHFQTVEMTRRLYNYIYYF; this is translated from the exons ATGGctatatcaacaacaacaatattagatCTCAACGACGAATGCTTAACAGCTATCTTCGAACAACTAAAGGGAATGAGGGCGAAGCGGAATTTTTCACGTGCCTGCGAcagatttgcaaaaatttattgtaactaCTATATACATCAATTAATTGTCGAAGATTGTGAAGCGTATTTTTTCGATAGTCGTTTAGTCACAAAATTTGGCCATTTAATCGGAACTCATATGTTCCCAATGCCGAATCTTAAAAGCATTAAATTCGATGATACATTTGCGCTGTTCTTCACCGAAAGATTCTTTCGGGCGCTCAAACGAGATCATCAAACTATAGAAAGCGTGGAGCTGCACGGCTTCGCAGATAAAGACTTACAAAACCTGTTGCCTTTGCCCAACCTAAAGCGTCTACATTTAAACTTCAGTCACGTAACTG GCAGCTACATAGACCAAATGAGTAACCTCAAGGAATTAATTATCGATAATGTACACGATTTCGAATCCAGACATTTGGTTAGCATTCTTAAGCGAAATAAGTTACAAAAACTGGTGGTACGCGCTTGTCCCTATGTGTTCGCCAAAATTGATGCTTTGGAGAtggcacaaaatttaaattatttacaagaaTTAGAAGCGAACTGGCATGAAATACGCAAATGGCAATCAATAGGCGACCTGCCGTGCCTAAAAGtgttaattatcaataaattcaaaacattACAATGTCGCAGGTGTCGCAAAATCGAACGTGGCGATGCCATGCTACCCGCCACTGGCTACTATTATGGCATATGTGAGTGCGGCTTGTATGAGGCGAGAGAGTTATTCAAAGGCTTACGTAAAAagcatattttggaaaaattaatttttctcggCTCACGCATAACAACCAGGGATCTCACCTTCATATCGAAATTAACCAGCTTAAAGACACTTTACATGGGCGTAGATAATGTGCCGCTCTACGTTTCGATAGCGATGTTTAATCGTTTAAGCGAGCTGGAAGAAATAGATATAGGTTATTCGTGGAAATTGCCAATCGAAGCTTTGGACTTTTTGATGAAGTGCCAAAAactgaaatatgtaaattttggcAATTCGCAAGGTTTCcctgaacaatttattttggAGGCAATCGAAGTGATTAAGCGTAGAGAAGTGCCACCTGTCAAACCGGTAAGGTTGCAGTTCATGAATCCGGACTTTTCTACAGAATTCCTCGAG GATGAACGTGTGATAGCAGCCAAACCTTTCCTGCAAATTGAGCATTTCCAGACGGTAGAAATGACAAGACGCCTCtacaattacatatattatttttga